In a genomic window of Corynebacterium choanae:
- a CDS encoding ABC transporter substrate-binding protein — protein sequence MEASFSPGRQLRHWFALLGAGLVAVATATGCVTNEEHGVPDGWQEPNPAPVARVVDLVPEDIRAQGVVSIGTNPPFAPAEFKDSAGTIIGFDIDLARAAAKVMGLELSVQDQDFAMILPAVNAGTVTFGASGFTDNEERRKSFDFVDYLTAGIQWAARTGQPVDPDHACGLTVAVQRATVSDTDDVTAKSEACVAAGQPPITKLAYESSDAAATALILGRADAFSADSPVAAYAVARSEGKIELVGEIFDAAPYGWPVKKDSPLAPALAAALDELIASGEYARILQTWGISEGLVSEARINGTTDGVPPR from the coding sequence ATGGAAGCGTCTTTTTCCCCCGGCCGACAGCTGCGGCACTGGTTTGCCCTGCTCGGGGCGGGGCTTGTCGCGGTGGCTACAGCAACCGGGTGTGTCACCAATGAGGAACATGGGGTGCCCGACGGATGGCAAGAACCCAATCCGGCACCTGTTGCCCGGGTGGTTGATCTTGTGCCGGAGGATATCCGGGCACAAGGGGTGGTCTCTATTGGGACGAATCCGCCGTTTGCCCCCGCAGAGTTTAAAGATTCTGCCGGCACCATCATTGGTTTCGACATTGATTTGGCGCGGGCTGCTGCCAAGGTGATGGGTCTTGAGCTTTCCGTTCAGGATCAAGACTTTGCCATGATCCTGCCTGCCGTCAACGCTGGTACGGTCACCTTTGGTGCGAGCGGGTTTACCGACAATGAGGAACGCCGCAAGTCCTTTGACTTTGTCGACTATTTAACCGCCGGTATTCAGTGGGCGGCACGCACCGGTCAGCCAGTTGATCCGGACCATGCGTGTGGGTTAACCGTTGCGGTGCAGCGCGCCACAGTCTCTGACACCGACGATGTGACCGCCAAATCAGAAGCGTGCGTCGCCGCAGGGCAACCGCCGATTACGAAACTTGCGTATGAAAGTTCCGACGCAGCCGCCACAGCGCTGATCTTGGGTCGTGCTGATGCGTTTTCCGCCGACTCGCCGGTTGCCGCCTATGCGGTTGCCCGCTCGGAGGGAAAAATTGAGCTTGTCGGGGAAATTTTCGATGCTGCCCCCTATGGGTGGCCGGTGAAAAAGGATTCCCCGCTTGCCCCTGCTCTTGCTGCTGCACTCGATGAGCTTATTGCTTCCGGGGAGTATGCGCGCATCCTGCAAACCTGGGGTATCAGCGAAGGACTGGTTTCGGAAGCACGCATTAACGGCACTACCGACGGGGTGCCACCCCGCTAG
- a CDS encoding alpha/beta hydrolase encodes MNIHHISHTRHTGVGSLVGLSARPVRWILAALLSVAVVAGLVTPAQAAGNRDWLRPGCDWDVHGHWIQKCWVWSNAHQRNMPVLVLPAKYGGDGGLWLLDGLEAPKDDNYWARTPAMDTFIDDNVTLVMPGGGGGQFYADWAMPGQAISSGVSTEGSGQILPVEVHLWETFLTGELPHWLHQHFGVNPHRNSIVGISMGALPALTLAARHKDQFVQTTALSGFIDPRVFSSLLYVVMVQLTASLFGGGQVWELYGSSGFSSNMEKMDPVASIPALHGLDVMIYAGDGTLPPGDHYPGPTAVVQSIVGERLIRIATDSFVDKARRQGVPLEYYPSRGLHTWEPWVRFLAEHKHRYLEKVG; translated from the coding sequence ATGAACATCCATCACATCAGTCACACCCGTCACACGGGTGTTGGGTCACTGGTCGGTCTGTCGGCACGGCCAGTTCGCTGGATACTCGCCGCGCTGCTCAGCGTCGCTGTGGTCGCCGGCCTGGTCACCCCCGCCCAGGCTGCCGGCAACCGGGACTGGCTACGCCCCGGCTGTGACTGGGATGTCCACGGCCACTGGATCCAAAAATGCTGGGTGTGGTCAAACGCACACCAGCGCAACATGCCAGTGCTCGTCCTTCCTGCGAAATACGGGGGCGACGGCGGCCTGTGGCTCCTCGACGGACTCGAAGCGCCAAAAGACGACAACTATTGGGCGCGCACCCCAGCAATGGACACCTTTATTGACGACAACGTCACCTTGGTGATGCCCGGTGGTGGGGGCGGCCAATTCTATGCCGACTGGGCAATGCCCGGCCAAGCAATCTCTTCCGGGGTATCCACGGAAGGCTCCGGCCAAATCCTGCCCGTCGAAGTCCACCTCTGGGAGACGTTCCTCACCGGGGAGCTGCCCCACTGGTTGCATCAACACTTCGGAGTCAACCCGCATCGCAACTCGATCGTGGGGATCTCCATGGGGGCGCTGCCAGCATTAACACTGGCAGCCCGCCACAAGGATCAATTCGTGCAAACCACCGCACTGAGCGGCTTCATCGACCCGCGGGTGTTCTCTAGCTTGCTCTATGTGGTGATGGTGCAGCTGACTGCTTCCCTGTTTGGCGGCGGACAAGTGTGGGAGCTCTACGGCTCCTCCGGGTTCTCCTCCAATATGGAGAAAATGGATCCCGTCGCCTCTATTCCGGCACTCCACGGCCTTGATGTCATGATCTATGCCGGTGATGGCACCTTACCTCCCGGGGATCACTATCCCGGCCCGACCGCTGTCGTGCAGTCCATTGTGGGGGAACGCCTCATCCGTATCGCCACCGACTCCTTCGTCGATAAAGCTCGCCGGCAAGGCGTGCCACTCGAATACTATCCATCCCGCGGGTTACATACCTGGGAACCATGGGTGCGCTTCCTCGCTGAACACAAGCACCGCTACTTGGAAAAAGTTGGCTAA
- a CDS encoding amino acid ABC transporter permease yields MTDNPPHDGVSATIQAKQQPHPGRWIGAIVLLILVVLFVISAAKNPAYGWETYRQYLFDTRVAAAATHTIALTLIAMVIGVVLGAILAVLRMSPNPILRMVSWAYLWIFRGTPVYVQLVFWGLLGAIYESINLGFTQISLESVLSNTFILAGLGLGLNESAYMAEIVRAGIQAVPEGQTEASKALGMSWWQTMRRTVLPQAMRIIIPPTGNELISMLKTTSLVVAIPYTGELFGRSMDIANSLFEPIPLLLVAATWYLAITSVLMVGQFYLEKYFSRGATRQLTARQLAALADAEGKPPANVEVSS; encoded by the coding sequence ATGACTGACAACCCTCCTCACGATGGTGTTTCCGCCACTATCCAGGCAAAACAGCAACCGCATCCGGGCCGCTGGATCGGTGCGATTGTGCTGCTTATCCTCGTGGTGCTTTTTGTTATCTCTGCCGCGAAAAACCCGGCCTATGGCTGGGAAACCTATCGGCAATATCTGTTTGATACCCGGGTCGCAGCTGCTGCCACGCACACCATTGCGCTGACGCTCATCGCCATGGTGATCGGTGTCGTTTTGGGGGCAATCCTGGCAGTGTTGCGGATGTCGCCGAATCCGATTCTGCGCATGGTTTCGTGGGCTTATTTGTGGATTTTCCGCGGCACCCCGGTCTATGTGCAGCTGGTGTTTTGGGGTTTGCTGGGGGCGATCTATGAATCGATTAATCTCGGGTTTACCCAGATCAGCCTCGAGTCGGTGTTGTCGAATACGTTTATTCTTGCCGGCCTGGGGCTGGGATTAAACGAATCAGCCTATATGGCTGAGATCGTTCGCGCGGGTATTCAGGCCGTCCCCGAAGGACAGACTGAAGCTTCGAAAGCGTTGGGGATGAGCTGGTGGCAGACGATGCGCCGCACTGTCCTGCCGCAGGCTATGCGCATTATTATTCCACCGACCGGCAATGAACTCATCAGCATGTTAAAGACCACTTCCCTGGTGGTGGCGATCCCTTACACTGGCGAATTGTTTGGCCGCAGCATGGATATTGCCAATAGTTTGTTTGAGCCGATTCCGCTGCTGCTCGTGGCGGCAACATGGTATTTGGCGATTACGAGCGTGCTCATGGTGGGCCAGTTCTATTTAGAGAAGTATTTCTCCCGGGGGGCGACCCGGCAGCTTACCGCCCGGCAGTTAGCTGCCCTCGCCGATGCTGAAGGGAAACCCCCAGCCAATGTGGAAGTGTCGAGCTAA
- a CDS encoding succinic semialdehyde dehydrogenase: MGVSLNDNTTDMKADSMGSNPDIVVTSPSDGRVVGTLAAHGLEDVDIAFQRSRKAQQQWAEVPVRQRAKIGLRLHDLVMENQSRLMDVIQAETGKNRSSAFEEILDTANTARHYGFSAPRILRDRRARGPMPLLNRTVVQRRPVGVVGVIAPWNYPLSFAVADVIPALIAGNGVVLKPDVHTPHTALAAGELLLKSGVPDGLLHVLPGIGIEVGQAIAAQCDYLMFTGSTKTGRILGQVAGERLIGYTAELSGKNPMIVLPDADIAEASRGARHAAFSASGQMCISAERIYVHTDIYDEFKRRFLADVKQMSVGIGKSWEIDMGSLISANHVEEVDGVVQDAVQRGATLLTGGVRLSNIGPAFYAPTVLENVPHDAILRTEEVFGPVVYLQRVTSVDEAVELANESEYGLNASVFGSRKQALAVAQRLNSGSVCINDGYVSAWASADAPMGGWKQSGVGRRHGDQGLLSFTEARTIAEQRFMPALVHKPENLTGSTFSTGLSKLMKYGKYVLR, encoded by the coding sequence GTGGGTGTTTCTCTCAACGACAATACGACAGATATGAAGGCAGATTCGATGGGCAGCAATCCCGATATTGTGGTGACATCCCCGAGCGATGGGCGGGTGGTCGGTACCCTGGCCGCACATGGTTTAGAGGATGTAGATATCGCGTTTCAGCGATCCCGCAAAGCCCAACAGCAGTGGGCGGAAGTCCCGGTGCGGCAGCGGGCAAAAATTGGGTTGCGGCTGCACGACTTGGTGATGGAAAACCAGTCCCGGCTGATGGATGTGATCCAGGCGGAAACTGGGAAGAACCGTTCGAGTGCCTTTGAAGAGATCCTCGACACTGCGAACACTGCCCGGCATTATGGTTTTTCGGCCCCGCGGATTTTGCGTGATCGTCGCGCCCGCGGGCCGATGCCGCTGCTCAATCGGACAGTGGTGCAACGCCGCCCGGTGGGGGTGGTCGGGGTGATCGCCCCATGGAATTATCCGTTGTCGTTTGCGGTCGCCGATGTGATTCCGGCACTTATTGCGGGCAACGGGGTGGTGCTGAAACCTGATGTGCACACCCCCCACACAGCACTTGCTGCCGGTGAGCTGCTGTTGAAGTCAGGTGTGCCGGATGGTCTGCTTCATGTGCTGCCAGGTATTGGTATTGAAGTGGGGCAGGCTATTGCCGCCCAATGTGACTATTTGATGTTTACTGGGTCGACGAAAACCGGCCGGATTTTGGGGCAAGTCGCCGGGGAGCGGCTCATCGGTTATACCGCGGAATTGTCCGGTAAGAATCCGATGATTGTGTTGCCGGATGCAGATATCGCTGAAGCATCCCGCGGTGCGCGGCATGCGGCGTTTTCCGCCTCGGGGCAGATGTGCATCTCCGCGGAGCGGATCTATGTGCACACCGATATTTATGACGAGTTCAAACGTAGGTTCCTCGCCGATGTGAAGCAAATGTCTGTCGGTATCGGTAAATCCTGGGAGATCGACATGGGTTCGCTGATTTCGGCGAACCACGTTGAGGAAGTCGACGGGGTTGTTCAAGATGCGGTGCAGCGCGGTGCCACGCTCCTTACCGGCGGGGTGCGGTTGAGCAATATCGGTCCGGCATTCTATGCCCCGACAGTGCTAGAAAATGTGCCGCATGATGCTATTTTGCGGACTGAAGAAGTTTTCGGTCCGGTGGTGTATTTGCAGCGGGTGACCTCTGTTGATGAGGCTGTTGAGCTGGCTAACGAGAGCGAATATGGCTTGAATGCTTCCGTGTTTGGTTCCCGGAAGCAGGCGCTTGCAGTGGCGCAGCGACTCAATAGTGGTTCGGTGTGTATCAACGACGGCTATGTGTCGGCGTGGGCTTCGGCTGATGCGCCGATGGGTGGATGGAAGCAAAGCGGTGTGGGGCGCCGCCACGGTGATCAAGGATTATTGTCCTTCACCGAAGCGCGCACTATCGCTGAGCAGCGGTTTATGCCGGCATTGGTGCACAAACCGGAAAACCTCACCGGCAGCACCTTTAGCACCGGGTTGTCGAAGTTGATGAAATACGGCAAATATGTGCTGCGCTAG
- a CDS encoding amino acid ABC transporter ATP-binding protein produces the protein MTNPTIPMIDARNVEKRFGQLTVLRGITLTVNPGEVTCLIGPSGSGKSTFLRCVNHLEKISGGELYVDGELMGYTRKNGTLYEVSDREAAKQRADIGMVFQNFNLFPHRTVLENIIEAPVHVKKQPVAAAKANAHKLLDLVGLAHKADAYPAQLSGGQQQRVAIARAVAMEPKLMLFDEPTSALDPELVGEVLAVMRNLAADGMTMLVVTHEMGFAREVADTVVFMDGGVVVEQGPPEQVLDHPQQQRTQAFLSNLL, from the coding sequence ATGACCAATCCGACTATCCCGATGATTGATGCCCGTAATGTTGAGAAACGCTTCGGTCAGTTGACTGTGCTGCGCGGCATTACATTAACCGTCAATCCGGGCGAAGTGACTTGCCTCATCGGCCCTTCCGGGTCGGGGAAGTCAACGTTTCTCCGGTGTGTGAATCATCTTGAGAAAATCAGTGGCGGCGAGCTGTATGTCGACGGGGAGCTGATGGGCTATACCCGGAAAAATGGGACACTCTATGAGGTGTCGGATCGGGAAGCTGCCAAGCAGCGTGCCGATATTGGCATGGTGTTTCAAAACTTTAATCTTTTCCCCCATCGCACCGTGCTGGAGAACATTATTGAAGCCCCGGTGCATGTGAAGAAGCAGCCGGTCGCAGCGGCGAAAGCCAATGCGCACAAACTGTTGGATCTCGTTGGTTTAGCGCACAAGGCCGATGCCTATCCTGCTCAGCTTTCTGGCGGGCAGCAGCAGCGAGTGGCGATTGCCCGGGCAGTCGCTATGGAACCGAAGCTGATGCTCTTTGACGAGCCGACTTCCGCGCTCGACCCAGAGCTGGTGGGTGAAGTGTTGGCTGTGATGCGGAATCTTGCCGCGGATGGTATGACGATGCTCGTTGTCACCCATGAGATGGGATTCGCCCGGGAAGTAGCAGACACGGTGGTGTTTATGGATGGCGGTGTGGTGGTGGAACAAGGCCCACCTGAGCAGGTGTTGGATCATCCGCAGCAGCAGCGTACCCAAGCGTTTTTATCTAATCTGCTGTAG